Below is a genomic region from Streptomyces roseoviridis.
TCGCCAGGTCGGCGGCCGTCGCGCCCCGCCCGCCCGCGATGGCGCAGATCGGGGAGCTGACCGAGCGCGAGACCGAGGTCCTGGTGCTGATCGCGCAGGGCCTGTCCAACGCCGAGATCGCCGACCACCTCGTCGTCGCCGAGTCGACCATCAAGACGCACGTGAGCCGGATCCTGGTGAAGCTGGGGCTGCGCGACCGGACGCAGGCGGCGGTCTTCGCGTACGAGGCGCGGCTGGTGCGGGTCGGTGGATGACGGAGGCCGCGGGGGTAGCGTCCGTCCATGGACGCTGTCGACGCCCCTGACGCCCCTGACGCCCCTGACGCCCCCTTCGACCCCTGGTCCCCGGAGTTCGTGGCGGACCCCTATCCCGCCTACGCGCGCCTGCGCGCCACCGGCCGCGCCCACTGGTTCGCCCCCACCCGCCAGTGGCTGATCCCGCACCACGAGGACGTGTCGGCGCTGCTCCGGGACCGGCGCCTGGGCCGTACGTACACGCACCGCTTCACCCACGAGGAGTTCGGGCGCGAGGCCCCGCCGGCCGCCCACGAGCCGTTCCACACCCTCAACGACCACGGGCTGCTCGATCTGGAGGCGGCCGACCACGCCCGGATCCGGCGCCTGGTGTCGAAGGCGTTCACGCCCCGGACGGTGGAGGACCTGGCGCCGGCCGTACGACGCCTCGCTGCCGGTCTGGTGGGCGAGCTGGTCGCGGCGGGCGGCGGCGACCTGCTCGCGGTGGTGGCCGCGCCGCTGCCGGTGGCGGTGATCGCCGAGATGCTGGGGATCCCCGAGGACGAGGAGGAGCGCGGGCGGCTGCGGCCCTGGTCGGCGGACATCTGCGGGATGTTCGAGCTGAACCCGTCGGAGGAGACGGCTCGCCGCGCGGTCCGTGCGGCGGTCGAATTCTCCGACTACCTCAGGGAGTTGATCGCCCGGCGTCGCAAGGAGCCCGGCGCCGACCTGATCTCGGCGCTGATCGGCGTGGCGGAGCTGACGGAGCAGGAGATGATCTCCACCTGTGTGCTGCTCCTGAACGCCGGCCACGAAGCCACCGTGAACACCACGGTCAACGGCTGGTGGCGGCTGCTGAAGGAGGGCGTCCGCCCGGACGCCGCGCATCCCGAGAAGTTGTCCACAGCTGTGGAAGAAATTCTGCGCTACGACACCCCGCTCCAGATGTTCGAGCGCTGGGTCCTGGACGACATCGAGATCGACGGCCAGGTCATCCCGCGCGGTTCCGAGGTCGCCCTGCTCTTCGGCTCCGCCAACCGCGACCCCGCCCGCTTCGGCCCGACCGCCGGCCGGCTGGACCTCACCCGCGCCGACAACCCCCACGTCTCCTTCGGCGCCGGCATCCACTACTGCCTCGGCGCCCCGCTCGCCCGCCTTGAACTGACGGCCGTATTCGGCGAGTTGCTGCGCCGGGCGCCGGGGATGCGGCTCGCGGCCGAGCCGGTGTGGAAGCCGGGCTACGTCATCAGGGGCTTCGAGTCGCTGATGGTGGAGGTGTGAGGGCCGGGGTGTGAGGGCCGAGGGCCCGGCCGGTGCGTCGGCCGTGCCCTCGGGGTGTCTCACCGGTGGGACGGTCAGCTCGCCATGTCCCGGCGGCGCAGCCCCGCGAGCCCCGCCGCGACCAGGGCGGCGGCGAGGGCGGTGAGGGCGAGGAGCGGGGTCCAGGCCGTCTCCTGGCCCGGCAGCTTGGGCAGGTGGCCGAAGGGCGAGAGGTTCAGGACCGCCTGCGGCAGGCCGAGTGCCGGGCCGATCCAGCCGAGGGCCAGGCAGACGCCCGCCACGCCCCACCCGGCCACGGCGGCCTTCGGGACGGCCCCCCCCACAGCAGGACCGCGAGGCCCGCCAGAGTCCAGATCGCGGGGAGCTGGGCCAGCGCGGCACCCAGGACCGGGCCGAGGGCCTCGCCGTGTCCGCCGTACAGGCCGAGCCCGGCGAGCAGCATGATCAGCGCCGGCCCGGCGAACGCGATGACCAGGTGACCGGCTGCCCAGCGCAGTCTGCCGACGGCAGCCGTGAGGAGGGGTTCGGCGCGCTGCGAGGTCTCCTCGCCGTGCAGCCGCAGCACGGAGCCGACCGCGAACAGGGCGGCGACCATGCCGAAGAGTCCGACCATGGTGGCGAGGAAGGCGTCGGTGAGGGCGGCCTGGCCGCCCATCCGCTCGAAGATCTCCCGGGCCCGCTCGTTGTCGCCGACGATGTCGGCCGCGCCCTCGACCATGCCGCCGAAGACGAGTCCGCCGAGCAGGAAGCCGGCCGACCAACCGAACAGCGTGCCGCGCTGGAGCCGCCAGGCGAGCGCGCCCGCCGTCGCGAGCCGTCCGTCGGCGGGACCCGGCCGGGTCGGCAGGAAGCTCATGCCGAGGTCGCGGCGCGCGGTCAGGCGGTACGCGACGGCCGTCTGCACCAGGGCGGCGGCGGCGGGCAGCAGGAGCACCCACCAGCGTTCGCCGGCGAAGGCGCGGACGTGCCCGGCCCAGCCGATCGGGGAGAGCCAGGTCAGGACGGAGTCCCCGGCGGCGTTCCCGGCGTCGCCGGCCGCCCGCAGGACGAAGGCCAGACCCAGGACACCCGCCGTCAGGCCCTTGGCGAGCCGGGCGCTCTCGGTGAGCTGGGCGGCGATCGCGGCCGCGCCGGCGAAGACCATGCCGGTGGCGCCGATCGCGAGGCCGAGCGCGAGCGCCCCGGCCGCGCCCTGGCCGGCGAGTCCGGCCGTCACGATCAGGGCGAGGGCGGCGTTGGCGGCGAGGGCGGTCAGGAGGGCGGCGGTCAGCGGGGCGCGGCGGCCCACGGCGGCGGCCGACAGCATCTCCTGCCGACCGGTCTCCTCCTCCTCGCGGGTGTGCCGGACCACGATGATCAGGCTCATGGCAGCGGCGAGGACGGCGGCGATGGTCCCGAACCGCCAGGCGACCAGGCCGCCGAGGGAGTCGTCGAGGACCGGCCCGTAGAGCGAGCGCATCGAGCTGTTGGCGTTCATGGAGGCGGCCAGCTCGGCGCGCTGCCCGGCGGTGCCGTACAAGCCCTCCAGGGACTCGGCGCCACTGGCTACCATGCCGCCGGTGAGCAGGGCCCAGACCGGCAGCACCAGCCGGTCGCGGCGCAGGGCGAGCCGGGTGAGGGCTCCGGTGGCGGTCAGTTCGGACGTACTCATGACGCGGCCGCCTCTTCCGCGTAGTGCCGGAGGAAGAGCTCCTCCAGGGTGGGCGGGGTGGAGGTGAGGCTCCGCACGCCCGACGCGGTGAGCGACCTGAGCACGGCGTCGAGCTGGTGGGTGTCGACCTGGAGCCGCACGCGGTTGCCCTGCACGTCCAGGTCGTGGACACCGGGGAGGCGGGCGAGGCCGTTCGGGGGCCCCGCGAGTTCGGCGGTGACGCTGGTACGGGTGAGGTGGCGCAGCTCGGAGAGGGTGCCGGACTCGACCGTGCGGCCCTTGCGGATGATGCTGACGCGGTCGCAGAGGGTCTCGACCTCGCTGAGGATGTGGCTGGACAGCAGGACGGTCGTGCCGCGTTCCCTGGCCTCGTTGACGCAGTTCTGGAAGACCTCCTCCATCAGCGGGTCGAGGCCGCTGGTGGGTTCGTCGAGGACCAGCAGGTCGACGTCGGCGGCGAACGCGGCGACGAGCGCCACCTTCTGCCGGTTGCCCTTGGAGTAGGTCCGGCCCTTCTTGGTGGGGTCGAGCTCGAAGCGCTCGATCAGCTCGTCGCGCCGCCGCCGGTCGAGGCCGTCCGCCCGTCGCCCGCCACCCCCCTGCCCGACGCGCTTCGCGCCGCCGCCTTGACGGAGGCGCCCGTAGAGGTCGATGACCTCGCCGCCGGAGAGGTTGCGCCACAGGGTGACGTCGCCGGGGACGTACGCGAGCCGCCGGTGCAGCTCGACGGCGTCGGCCCAGGGGTCCCGGCCGAGCAGCATCGCGGTGCCGGAGTCGGCCCGCAGGAGCCCGAGGAGGATCCGGATGGTGGTGGACTTCCCGGCGCCGTTGGGCCCCAGGAAGCCGTGGACCTCGCCGGTCTCCACCGCGAGGTCGAGGCCGTCCAGCGCGTGCGTGCGGCCGAACGTCTTGTGCAGCCCGGCGATGCTGATTGCCTTCGTCATGTTTTTCAAATTACGCTCCTTTCACAAATTTGTGAAGTTAAGGAAGCGTATAAAGTCGGAGGGGTGAGTGAGATGACGACGAACGACGAGGCCGTAGCCCGTTTCGTGGAGCGCTTCGCGGCCGAGATGACCGCCGCCGGCATGCAGCGCATGGCGAGCCGCGTCTTCGCGGCCCTGCTCGCCTCCGAGACCGGTTCCCTGACCTCGGCCGAACTCGCAGCGCGTCTGCGGATCAGCCCGGCCGCCGTCTCCGGTGCGATCGGCTACCTCACCCAGGTCGGCATGGTCAGCCGCGAACGCGAACCCGGCACGCGCCGGGACCGCTACGTGCTCCACAACGAGCTCTGGTACGAGACCTTCACCCGTCGGGACCAGGTCCTCGCCCGCTGGGAGAAGGTCCTCCGCGAGGGCGCCGACGTCCTCGGCCCCGACACTCCCGCCGGCCGCCGCACGGCCGAGACCGCCGAGTTCTTCGCCTTCCTCCACGACGAGATCGCCGGAGTCATGGACCGCTGGCGCGCCCGCAAGGAGAGCGAAGCGGAGGGCTCCGCCTAGCTAGCGGGAGACCCCCGACGGGGTGACGGCCGTGCGCCCGGCAAGCCGCCGCCGGGTCACCAGGCCGGCCGTACCGCCGACCAGCCCCACCAGAAGCGTGACCGCCCCCAGGACGCGCAGGGCCTCGGCGTCGCGGAAGGCGCTCGTCCCCTCCCGCCGCGCGTTGTACAGCTCGCCTTCCCAGGGCCCGTACGAGACGACGTAAGCGGTCTGCCGGTCCTCGTACGGCTCCGGCCACAGGCCGGGCTCGGGCTCCGGGGCCGGTGCGCACCGGAACGGCCCCGACTTCGGCCTGCCGTCGACCGGGTCCGTCCACGCCACCGTGCAGCTGTCACCGGGGCCCCGGTCGAGGACGAGGACCTCCACCCTCGGGTCCTCCTTCGCCGACTCCGTGCAGAGCCGGGCGAAGCCGAGCGCCAGCAGGCCCACCAGGACGACCCAGCGCCACCGCCCCTTGCGCCGCCGTCCCCGCGCCGGATCCGCGGCGGGCGGCTCGGCGGCGTCCGGACCGGGACCCGCCGCCGTCCGGCCCAGGAGCCGGTTCCGGGTCCTCCCGCCGAGTACGGGCTCCGCCCAGAGCGGTCCGCCGCCGCGGCGCGCGGTCAGGACCCCGCCCCGGCCCGGGACGCCGCACCACCACAGCTCGCCGCCGGGCGCCGTCCGCAGGAGGCGCCGGCGCCACGGCAGCGCCCGTACCAGCAGGGGCTGGGGCTCCGCCCCGTCGGGGCCGGTCAGGACCACACCCGTCCCGTACGGCCCGAGGGGCACCAGGACGGCCGGGTGAGCGGCCCAGGGCCAGGACCTCAGGGCGTGTTCCATCCGGCGGCCGAGGGACAGCGAACGCAGCCCCACGGCGCAGGCGGCCAGGCCGAGGACCAGGAAGACGGGCGCCACCACCGGGCCCCAGAGGGTGCCCCACCGGTGCGCCAGCTGCCAGGCCGCCACCGCGAGGGCCAGCACCCCGCCGATCACCCAGCCGCGTGCCCGCTCCCGGTAGCGCCCCAGCGCCTCCGGCGTCCCCGGCACGTCGAACGCGGCGCCGTCCTTGTCCCCGCCCATGAAGATCCCCCCTCGAAGCCCCGGGGCAGCCTAGGCCATGACCAGGACATGACCAGCTCACGACCAGGGGACGGCCGGAGGGACGACGGGACGACGGGAGGGACGGCGGGAGGGACGCCGGGACGGCGGGAGGGACGCCGGGACGGCGGGAGGGGCGCCGGGACCGTCAGAGGGACGACGACAGGGCGGCCGTCGGCAGCGTCAGTCCCCACACCCCCGGCCGCACCGTCCAGGTCCGCCGGCGCACCGGGACCGAGACCGTCGTGTCGGAGCGGTAGCGGAAGGCCGGGCCGGTGACGGTGAGGGTCTGGGCGGTGACGTGGACGGGCGGGGCGCCCGCCGGGACCAGGGTGAGGGCCGCCGCACCGCCGAGGGCGCGGACCGTCATGCCCTCGACCGGCTCGTCCACGTCCACGAGGAGCACCCCGTCCGCCTCCACCCGCAGCCGGTGCCCGCGGTCCGCGACCGCCGTCGGCGCCGGACGGACCAGGGTGCGCACCAGCGAGCGGCAGGTGTTCCAGACCGTGGGCGCGGCGGGGGCGAGGACCCGGGAGGCGGGGACGTCGAGCCGGTCGAGGACGACACCGCCGCTGTCGTCGGCCAGCAGGTCGAGCCGGCGCACCACCCCGTCCAGGACCGCCCGGGCGGCGGCGACCGTGCCCGGCGGCACGCCGAGCGCGCGGGCCGTCTCCAGCCGGTCGGGGGAGCCGATCGGGACCAGCGAGAGGGCCCCGCAGACGGCCTCCCGCTCCCGGTGCAGCAGGGTCACCGCGCGCAGCAGCGCACGGTCGTCCCCGAGGACCACGGGCCGCCGGGAGCCGCGCCGCGCCAGGGCGCGGGCGAATTCCTCGGGACCGTCCGGAAGACAGATCTTCGTCTGCGCCCCCGCGGACAGCACATCTTTCGCGATCCGCACGGACTCGCCGTCCATTCGGCGGGCGACCGGGTCGATGATGACCAGCAGCTGGTCGTGATCCGACACCTCGGTCCTTCCTCGGGTAGTCTCTTTGTGCAAGAGCCCCTTGCGCTATTGCGCCAGGGGCTTCGTCTATTCCGGGGCACACCGGTGAGGCGGCGTAGGCCCCCTGACCTTGGACATGCCCCGCCCGGAAGGGGTGTACGCCTGTGCCCGCACTTGTGCTGCTCGGTGCTCAGTGGGGTGACGAGGGCAAGGGAAAGGCCACCGACCTGCTCGGTGGGTCCGTTGACTACGTGGTGCGTTACCAGGGCGGCAACAACGCCGGCCACACGGTCGTCGTAGGCGACCAGAAATACGCACTGCACCTGCTCCCTTCCGGAATCCTCTCCCCGGGGTGCACCCCGGTCATCGGAAACGGCGTCGTCGTGGACCCGGCGGTCCTGCTCTCCGAGCTGAGCGGACTCAACGAGCGCGGCGTCGACACCTCGAAGCTCCTGATCAGCGGCAACGCCCACCTGATCACGCCGTACAACGTCACCCTCGACAAGGTGACGGAACGGTTCCTTGGCAAGCGCAAGATCGGCACCACCGGCCGCGGCATCGGCCCGACCTACGCCGACAAGATCAACCGCGTCGGCATCCGGGTGCAGGACCTCTACGACGAGTCGATCCTCACCCAGAAGGTCGAGGCGGCGCTCGAGGGCAAGAACCAGCTCCTCGCCAAGCTCTACAACCGGCGCGCGATCGACGCCGCGCAGATCGTCGAGGAGATGCTCCAGTACGCGGAGCAGATCAAGCCGTTCGTCGCCGACACCACCCTGATCCTCAACAACGCGCTGGACGAGGACAAGGTCGTGCTCTTCGAGGGCGGCCAGGGCACCCTGCTCGACGTCGACCACGGCACGTACCCCTTCGTCACCTCCTCGAACCCGACCGCCGGCGGTGCCTGCACCGGCACCGGCGTGGGCCCGACGAAGATCAGCCGGGTCATCGGCATCCTCAAGGCGTACACCACGCGCGTCGGCGCCGGTCCGTTCCCGACCGAGCTGTTCGACCAGGACGGCGAGGACCTGCGCCGCATCGGCGGCGAGCGCGGTGTCACCACCGGCCGCGACCGCCGCTGCGGCTGGTTCGACGCGGTCATCGCCCGCTACGCGACCCGCGTCAACGGCCTGACCGACTTCTTCCTCACCAAGCTCGACGTGCTGACCGGCTGGGAGCAGATCCCGGTCTGCGTCGCGTACGAGATCGACGGCAAGCGCGTCGAGGAGCTGCCGTACTCGCAGACCGACTTCCACCACGCGAAGCCGATCTACGAGATGCTGCCGGGCTGGTCCGAGGACATCACCAAGGCGAAGACCTTCGGTGACCTGCCGAAGAACGCCCAGGCGTACGTGAAGGCCCTGGAGGAGATGTCCGGCGCCCCGATCTCCGCGATCGGCGTGGGCCCGGGCCGTACCGAGACGATCGAGATCAACTCGTTCCTCTGACAGGTGGCCGGTGGCCACGGAAGCCGGTGGGGTCTCCTCACCGGCTTCCGTGCACCGCTACGGTTCCTCCGAGGGTACGGAAGGGGGAGACGATGGCCGCGAGGAAGCCGCCGACGGAGCGGTAGCGCAGGCTGGGCGCGGAGTTGCGCAAGATGCGGGAGCAGGTGGGGCTGTCGCTCACCGAGGCCGCCGAGATGCACCGCGTGGACAAGACCACGATGAGCAACACCGAGTCCGCCCGTTTCGGTGTCAGCCCCGACAGGGTGCGCGTATGGGCTGCGAACTACTCGTGCCCGGACGCCGCGTACATCGATGCCCTCGCGGACATGGCCAGGGAACGCGGCTCGAACTGGTGGGACGAATACCGGGGCGTCCTCACCGCAGGCGTCCTCGATCTCGCCGAGTTGGAGCACCACGCGGTGGCCTTCCGCTCCGTGCAGCTCACGCACATGCCGGGCCTTCTGCAGCATGAGGACTACGCACGCGCCGTCTTCGCGGAAGCCGTGCCGTCGCTGTCGTCGGAGGATCTCGAACGCAAGGTCGCCTTCCGCCTCCGGCGCAGCTGCGTTCTCGACCGCCCAGACCCGCCCGCCTGCACGTTCATCATCCATGAGGCCGCATTGCGCATGCGGTTCGGCGGTGATGCGGTGACCAAGGTGCAACTGGACCACCTGCTGCGGCAGTCGGAGCGGGCCCACGTCACGATTCGCGTCATGCCGTTTGCCGGCGGAGGGTTCCCGAGCGCGGGCAGCTCAACCCTCTACGTCTACGGGCCGGTCGGGCAGCTGGACACGGTGCAGTCGGACACCCCGCTGGGGTCCAGGTTCCTTCACGCCGAGACGCATCTGGCCAACTACCGCGTGGTCCTCGACCGCATGGAGGAGCGATCCCTCGGCCCGGACCGCTCGCGGGACTTCATCCGCGAGATAGCTCAGCAACTCTGAAGGCGTGAGAAGAGTGGACATTCAGTGGCGCAAGTCCTCGTTCTCGGAGGACTCCGACGGGAACTGCCTGGAACTTGCCACACACGGTGGCGACATCCTCGTGCGGGAGAGTGACGACCCCGAGGTGATCGTCAGGACGTCGCCGGAGAAGCTGCGTGCGTTCCTGGCCGGGGTGAAGGCGGGCGAGTTCGACGACCTCGTGTGAGGCACGCGTCGTTTCGCGGGCGCGGCGCTACTGGCATATGCGAATTTCGGTTGAGCGTGCATAAACGTTGATGAGACACGTTGGTTGGCGCTACGGTTCAACTCCACGGTGTGACCGTTCCGTCACGTCCTGGAACGACAGTGCCCCGGCGGTGTTAGCAGCACCCCGGGGCATGGCCAACGCTTAGCAGGAGCGTCAGCATGAACCACCGTATCCGGTCCGTCCTGGGCCGCGCACTCGCCCGACTGCTCGCCCCGCCCGCCCCCGTGAGCGCCTCCCGCACGGCCACCGGCCGGTGCCTGGTCGTCCGTCGTAGCGGTCCCCTCCGCGTGCCCGCCCCGCTCCGCGCGGCGACCGGTGCCGACGCACCCGTCCTCGACCCCGGCGGGCCTCTCGTACGGCCGTACCTCGTCGCTCACGAGCAGCGGGACCGCCGTATCGCCCTCGCCCTGGCGCTGGACGGGATCGACGTCGGGCCGTGGGTCATCCACGGGCGACTCGTCGGGGTCGGAGGGACGGTCTGATGGCCGCGCCTCTGTCCGGACTCCGGATCAGCCGGGTCCCCGGCAAGCCCGTCGTCCGTGAGGCCGACGGCGGCCTCTCCATTCCGCTCTGGCTCCAGCGGGACGGCCGGTTCGACACGGACCTCGCCCTTCGGCTCACCGCCGGCGAGGCCGAGATGCTGCACGCGCAGCTCTGTTTCGCCCTCGACGGTGAGCCGGTGACCACGCCCCGCGCCCAGACCCCGGACTGTCGCAAGACCGCTCTGGGACCGGCGGGCGAATGGAGGCCGTAGGGCCGTAGCCCACCCACCGGCACGTGGAGGCCCGTACCCCGACGTCCGGGTACGGGCCCCCGTGTTCCGCTACTGGTCGAGCTTCGTGTCCCGCCCCACCTTGTCCCAGGCGGTCAGGTCCGCCCGCACCTGGTCCAGGTGGGTGTGGATCGTGTCGATGGCGTCCTCGCCGAGGGCGAGGCGCAGCGGCGGCTCGTCGGCGTCGAGGGCGGCCAGGACGGCGGCGGCCGCCTTCGCCGGGTCGCCGGCCTGGGTGCCGCCACCGGTCTCGACGTAGGCGCGGGTGGCGCCGACGGTCTCCGCGTAGTCGTCGAGGGTGCCCTCGCTCAGGCTGTGGTTGCCGAAGAGGCTGGTGCGGAAGGCGCCCGGCTCCACGATCAGCACCCGGATGCCGAGCGGACCGACCTCGGCGGCCAGCGCCTCCGACATGCCCTCCAGGGCGAACTTCGTCGCGCTGTACGCGCCGAAGCCGGCCATCGACATCTGGCCGCCGACGCTGCTGAGCTGGACGATCGCGCCGGAGCGGCGGGCCCGCATGTGGGGCAGCACGGCCCGGGTCAGGGCGGCCGGACCGAAGACGTGTACGTCGAACAGCGAGCGCAGCTCGGCGTCGCCGGTCTCCTCCACCGACCCGACGTGGGTGCGGCCCGCGTTGTTGACGAGGACGTCGATGCGTCCGTGCCGCTCGGCGACCTGGCCGACCACCCGCTCGACGGCGGCGTGGTCGGTGACGTCCAGGGTGACGGCCTCGACCTGGTCGGGGTGGGCGGCGACCAGCTCGTCCAGGGTGCCCGCGCGGCGGGCGGCGGCGACCACGACGTCGCCGGCGGCGACGGCCGCCTCGGTGAAGGCGCGTCCGAAGCCGCTGTTGGCACCGGTGATCAGCCAGACCTTGCTCATGTCGGGGTTCCCCTCGTTCTTCGGCGTTCTTTGCGTCAACCACCCTTCCCGAGGCGGGTGTTGTCCGTCCAAGAACCGTCGTGATAGCCCATGGTCATGACCATCGACGTGCACGGACGGGACCTGCGCTACTTCCTCGCCGTCGCGGAGGAACTCCACTTCACCCGCGCCGCCGAGCGGCTGTACGTCTCGCAGCCCGGTCTCAGCAAACAGATACGCGCCCTGGAACGGCAGCTCGGCGCGCCCCTCTTCGACCGCGACCGGCACGGCGTCCGCCTCACCCCCGTCGGTGCGGCCCTGATTCCGCACGCCCGCGCCGTGCTCGCCGCCTGGGCCGACGCCGAGGCCGCGGTCCGGGACGCCCGCTCCGCGCAGGACGCCACCCTCGTCATCGGCATGTCCACGAGCCCCGGGCGCGGCGGACTGCTCCCGGCGATCCGGTCCCGCTTCACCGAGCGGCACCCCGGCGTCCGGCTCCGGCTGCGCCAGTTCGGCTGGGAGGACCCGACCGCGGGGCTCGCCGACGGCGCCAGCGACCTCGCCTTCGTCTGGCTGCCGCTGGCCGGCGCCGAGCGCTACCGCTGGATCGTCGTCGCCGCCGAACCCCGTCTGATCGCCCTGCCCGAGAGCCATCCGCTGGCCGCCCGCGACCGGGTCGCCTTCACCGAACTCCTCGACGAACCCTTCCTCGCGCTGCCCGCCGCCGCCCCCGAACTGCGCG
It encodes:
- a CDS encoding ABC transporter ATP-binding protein, encoding MTKAISIAGLHKTFGRTHALDGLDLAVETGEVHGFLGPNGAGKSTTIRILLGLLRADSGTAMLLGRDPWADAVELHRRLAYVPGDVTLWRNLSGGEVIDLYGRLRQGGGAKRVGQGGGGRRADGLDRRRRDELIERFELDPTKKGRTYSKGNRQKVALVAAFAADVDLLVLDEPTSGLDPLMEEVFQNCVNEARERGTTVLLSSHILSEVETLCDRVSIIRKGRTVESGTLSELRHLTRTSVTAELAGPPNGLARLPGVHDLDVQGNRVRLQVDTHQLDAVLRSLTASGVRSLTSTPPTLEELFLRHYAEEAAAS
- a CDS encoding LysR family transcriptional regulator, producing the protein MTIDVHGRDLRYFLAVAEELHFTRAAERLYVSQPGLSKQIRALERQLGAPLFDRDRHGVRLTPVGAALIPHARAVLAAWADAEAAVRDARSAQDATLVIGMSTSPGRGGLLPAIRSRFTERHPGVRLRLRQFGWEDPTAGLADGASDLAFVWLPLAGAERYRWIVVAAEPRLIALPESHPLAARDRVAFTELLDEPFLALPAAAPELRDHWLALDARAGRPARIGAEIASADETYEALVDGLGICLVATGNAPLLTRGGVVTRPVDGVTPSRLALAWRAGDPRAEVRDYVRAAARVTRLPATDGHLGPTPDTAGDTTPDTARDAARETAPATAPDTAPGR
- a CDS encoding Scr1 family TA system antitoxin-like transcriptional regulator, translating into MGAELRKMREQVGLSLTEAAEMHRVDKTTMSNTESARFGVSPDRVRVWAANYSCPDAAYIDALADMARERGSNWWDEYRGVLTAGVLDLAELEHHAVAFRSVQLTHMPGLLQHEDYARAVFAEAVPSLSSEDLERKVAFRLRRSCVLDRPDPPACTFIIHEAALRMRFGGDAVTKVQLDHLLRQSERAHVTIRVMPFAGGGFPSAGSSTLYVYGPVGQLDTVQSDTPLGSRFLHAETHLANYRVVLDRMEERSLGPDRSRDFIREIAQQL
- a CDS encoding adenylosuccinate synthase; the encoded protein is MPALVLLGAQWGDEGKGKATDLLGGSVDYVVRYQGGNNAGHTVVVGDQKYALHLLPSGILSPGCTPVIGNGVVVDPAVLLSELSGLNERGVDTSKLLISGNAHLITPYNVTLDKVTERFLGKRKIGTTGRGIGPTYADKINRVGIRVQDLYDESILTQKVEAALEGKNQLLAKLYNRRAIDAAQIVEEMLQYAEQIKPFVADTTLILNNALDEDKVVLFEGGQGTLLDVDHGTYPFVTSSNPTAGGACTGTGVGPTKISRVIGILKAYTTRVGAGPFPTELFDQDGEDLRRIGGERGVTTGRDRRCGWFDAVIARYATRVNGLTDFFLTKLDVLTGWEQIPVCVAYEIDGKRVEELPYSQTDFHHAKPIYEMLPGWSEDITKAKTFGDLPKNAQAYVKALEEMSGAPISAIGVGPGRTETIEINSFL
- a CDS encoding diacylglycerol kinase, giving the protein MSDHDQLLVIIDPVARRMDGESVRIAKDVLSAGAQTKICLPDGPEEFARALARRGSRRPVVLGDDRALLRAVTLLHREREAVCGALSLVPIGSPDRLETARALGVPPGTVAAARAVLDGVVRRLDLLADDSGGVVLDRLDVPASRVLAPAAPTVWNTCRSLVRTLVRPAPTAVADRGHRLRVEADGVLLVDVDEPVEGMTVRALGGAAALTLVPAGAPPVHVTAQTLTVTGPAFRYRSDTTVSVPVRRRTWTVRPGVWGLTLPTAALSSSL
- a CDS encoding oxidoreductase, which encodes MSKVWLITGANSGFGRAFTEAAVAAGDVVVAAARRAGTLDELVAAHPDQVEAVTLDVTDHAAVERVVGQVAERHGRIDVLVNNAGRTHVGSVEETGDAELRSLFDVHVFGPAALTRAVLPHMRARRSGAIVQLSSVGGQMSMAGFGAYSATKFALEGMSEALAAEVGPLGIRVLIVEPGAFRTSLFGNHSLSEGTLDDYAETVGATRAYVETGGGTQAGDPAKAAAAVLAALDADEPPLRLALGEDAIDTIHTHLDQVRADLTAWDKVGRDTKLDQ
- a CDS encoding GbsR/MarR family transcriptional regulator, translating into MTTNDEAVARFVERFAAEMTAAGMQRMASRVFAALLASETGSLTSAELAARLRISPAAVSGAIGYLTQVGMVSREREPGTRRDRYVLHNELWYETFTRRDQVLARWEKVLREGADVLGPDTPAGRRTAETAEFFAFLHDEIAGVMDRWRARKESEAEGSA
- a CDS encoding DUF397 domain-containing protein: MDIQWRKSSFSEDSDGNCLELATHGGDILVRESDDPEVIVRTSPEKLRAFLAGVKAGEFDDLV
- a CDS encoding cytochrome P450, translated to MDAVDAPDAPDAPDAPFDPWSPEFVADPYPAYARLRATGRAHWFAPTRQWLIPHHEDVSALLRDRRLGRTYTHRFTHEEFGREAPPAAHEPFHTLNDHGLLDLEAADHARIRRLVSKAFTPRTVEDLAPAVRRLAAGLVGELVAAGGGDLLAVVAAPLPVAVIAEMLGIPEDEEERGRLRPWSADICGMFELNPSEETARRAVRAAVEFSDYLRELIARRRKEPGADLISALIGVAELTEQEMISTCVLLLNAGHEATVNTTVNGWWRLLKEGVRPDAAHPEKLSTAVEEILRYDTPLQMFERWVLDDIEIDGQVIPRGSEVALLFGSANRDPARFGPTAGRLDLTRADNPHVSFGAGIHYCLGAPLARLELTAVFGELLRRAPGMRLAAEPVWKPGYVIRGFESLMVEV